A window of Dehalogenimonas sp. WBC-2 genomic DNA:
GTGGTCAACGTGACCGATGGTACCAACGTTTGCATGAGGTTTTGAACGATCGAACTTCTGTTTGGCCATTGTATTACCCTTTATCCCCCTTTAATTTTCTGTGTCTGGAGCCCACAATCGGATTCGAACCGATGACCCCGTTCTTACCAAGAACGTGCTCTACCTGCTGAGCTATGTGGGCAACCCTTGTATTATAGTTATTCCAAGCTGCGTTGTCTAGCCGCGCAGAATAAAACTGGAGAGGACTGGATTCGAACCAGTGAAGCCCTTTCGAGCGGCAGTTTTACAGACTGCTCCGATTAACCACTCCGGCACCTCTCCATGTGCGGTGGCCAAGCCCGAGAGGGGATTCGAACCCACTAACCTACCGATTACAAGTCGGTTGCGCTACCATTGCGCCACTCGGGCAGATTCCAGCCCTCCAATGAAGGACAGGCCTGCTTTTAAACAGAACGACATTATATGAAATCTGTCGTGTCTTAGTCAAGGATTTATAAGCGCCCTAACATATATTTAACAGCAATATCCAAATCTCAAGAATAAAATAGTAAAAAATTTCAAATCAAAAAGGGCCAACGGAAAATGGCGAATTGTTTTGACACAAATAGCTGTTTTTTTACACCTGGAGTTTTGATTCAAAGCAACAATTCGGTTAACGGTTCTCAAGGAAAATTGCACACTCGACTAACACGCGGGTATAGACTACAGCTACTGTTGATGCAGAACATCGATTATTTATAGAACTATACCTCCAAATATCCGGCCTTCGGGGCAGGAAAGCAGCGGCTGCGGAGGTTGTTTCCCTGAAAGCGAGAAATTGATAAAACAACCTCATTTTTACGATTGAAACCGGCTAAAACAACTGGTTGTTTGCCAAAATCAACCTCAACAAAACCGAAAACAACCGCTGACAAATACTCTTTATAACTACCAGAACAACAGAGAACATATGTTAACACACGGGCGGTGGGGTGTCAATAGAGTTTTGGAACTTTTAAGGTTTATTTTATTATGAAGAAAGGTGAAATAATGACAACTCTTCAACAGACTCCCCGAGTGTTAACTCGGGATAAACAGGGCGGACGTCTATTGGTTTGGCAGACTACGATGCCATTACCATGGTATCTCAACACGCCGGAACGTCTCAGCCAAAAGGAAGTCCTCACCTTCTGCCGCCACCGAAGCCCGTGCTTTTATGCGGTCCATCCGCTCTATAAAATCAACTTCCACCTGGCTCTTATGACACTTTATCGCTTCTAATTTCAACTGGAAGGTGGCAGAGATATCGGATTTGTAATTGGCATCGTCAGCGCCAGTCAGCCACACCTCGTTCACCTTGTGAGGTTCATAACCTTTGGCCAGCAGGTCAGGATAAGCCATATGATCTCTGGCATAGGGGAATACAGCATCCATGACCGCCTCACCGCACTGCCGGTGGTCACGGTGCCACCAGATATAGCGTTGGTAAGGCGAGTGAGTGATAACCAGATCAGGACGATACGAACGGATAATCCGCACCAGTTCCTTACGCAGTTCCGGTGTAGCCTCCAGTCCCTGATCAGGGTATCCCAGGAAGACCACATCGGCCACACCGAGTGTTTCCGCCGCCGCCCGTTGTTCTGCCATACGGATACCAACCAGTCTGGCCGGGGTCATATCACGGTCAGCGGTGCCTTTATCTCCGGCGGTGCAAATAACATAGACTATCCGTTTGCCGTCTTTTGCCAGCCTGGCGATAGTGGCACCTGAGGAAAACTCAGGGTCATCAGGGTGAGCCATTATGACCAGAACATCGGCCTTATCCATCAGATATTGCCTCCACCATATTCTGCGATAATACAGTTTGATAGACGCTCACCGCTAATTCAGCGATGGCATCCCAGCCAAATCCCTTGACGCTGTTGTGAAGAGCATCCCTATTGACAACCTCCCGCCGGAGCCATTCATCCAGAGCTGAGGCCATCAGGGCCGGTTCATTGCCGGGGGTTACCGCACCGGAACCTTCCTTTATTATTAAACGCGCAGCACCGACATCAGCGGAAACTACAGGCACACCGCAAGCAACAGCTTCCAAGGCTACCATACCAAAAGTCTCGGAATAAGACGGCACCGCCACCACATCGGCAGCACTGTAGTAAAGAGGCAGTTCCCGCTGCGGCACCATGCCGACAAAATCAACCCGCCCGGAAATGCCCAAATCAATGGCCTGTTGCTTCAGCCGTCCAAGTGCCGTTTTAGCGTGTTCATCACCGCCTATAACAGTCAACCGGCAATCTGGTACAGAGACCAGGCTCATCGCCTCAATCAACCGGTTGATGCCTTTGAGTTTGTCCAATCGCCCCACATAAAGCGCCATGGGCGCTGCCGTGAGTCCAAGTTTTTGCCGCGCCCTGTCTTTATCTATGGGCCGGAAAAGTTCAAGATCGACACCGCACGGCACGATACTGACTTTTCCCGCGGCGTGGCAGTGGTGGTGCAACACTGAAGCTTTTTCCTTGTCCGTACCGGTGATGATATGGTTGCAAGCCAAGACGATCTCTTGCTCGGTCAGCAACCGCAGCGCCGGTTCGGGCTCGCCCAAACCAAGGGCATCCTTGGCAGCACCGACGGTATGAAAGGCGAAGATATGAGGCACGCCCCATTCAGCTGCCAGGTGGGTCCCTATTTCACCAGATAACCAGTAATGGCTGTGAACAAGGTCGTAACTCACACCGTCAGTGCGGCAAAAGGCTTGCAGATTACGGTCGAATTCCCGCAAGTGGTTATACTGGGTGAGTTTGCCCATTTCTTCAACAGCACCAGCGCGGATATGAACAAGCCTTACCCCAGGCGCCAGGTATTCCCACTCCGCATCACGTGAGTCATGAGCGCGGGTGAAAATATCAACACTGTGTCCCCGCCGCCCCAGTGCCGTCGCCAGTTCACGAATATAGACATTCATACCGCCGGTATCACGTCCGCCGGGTTGCCCTATGGGGCAACTATGAACTGACAACATAGCTATTCTAAGTGATTTTTCGCTCAATTGATTAATTCAATCCGGCAACGAGAGACAGGCATTTCCCGGCCGCCCAGATGGTACTTGTATACTTCTGCGCCTTTAAGAAAATCGTATGTGTGCATTTGTTGCTCGATAGCATCTTTGATGGAATAAACCTTAGACAGCAGGCCAACACTCAGATTCGTCTGGCTCGGATCATAGCCGCTATTATAAAGATATCTTGTATTATTATAGTCAAAACACATGATACTGGCTACCGTCTCACCTTCAAGCATCAATTTACCTATACGCAGAATACCTGCCTCATCCAGTGATTTCGCAAGGTCATTGAAAAACTTTTCCATTGCCTCAGTCATAAATGCCGCCTTATCCTGCCGGCTTATGCGTATCTGTTGTATCAGGGTTTTCAGCTCCAGATCAATATTCGAGGGCTTGTTTATGTCAAATACTAGATTTCCAGCCTCGGCCAACCGCCGTTCCTTCCGCTTGACTTCATGCCTTTGGTGTGTGGAAAGTGTGGCCAGATATTGTTCCCAATCATCTGCCAGCGACATCTCCAAGGTGACGTCAGTATCTTGAACTTCAACCGGCAAGCCCCGCTGCTTTGCCAGCGGCAGCAAGAATTTTAAAACGCTTGAATCAGGACGCAATGATTCCAACTCTAACGCCGTGATGCCCGATGAACGGATGTTATCAAGGATAAACGAAAAGAACTGTGTCTCCTGACCTTTGCGGATTATAAAATCCATATAATCACATACGTTTGCACTGCCTATAAAATAGGCAGTATCACCCTTGAGCCTAAATGGGAGTATGCCGACAAGCTCATTTTCTTCGGTCACCGAATGTAAGAAAAGTTGGTCTTCTTCTCTAAAATTGTTCCACCATGATTCAAGCCATCGCGGCAGCATAAACGGATGAGGAACCTTAATTAATTGAAAGGCGGACAACTCCGATTTTAGCTGGTCAAAAGTCAATGGTTTCAGAGAGAGTGGCATACAAATAAGAATAACATGACACCTGGTTATTGTCACTCTTGTACGTGCCCTGTAATACTACCCAATTAATCAAACCATCGAAATTAGTAATTCCTCCATTCGTAATAGACACCTAAACTCTCGATGTCTTGACTCTGTCACCACCTTCTGAGACAATATCAGAGACTCAAATTCCCATTCTAAGTGGAAGTGCAATCTGTGCCTATTGATCAGCAACTCCCTTCTGGGGATGAAAATCCTAACCCTATCCTTCGCCTGTCAAATCAAGCCTTGCTTGTATACGCTAATTCTGCAGGTTCAGAACTGATTTCGGCTTGGAATTGGCAGTTAGGGAAATACGCGCCCTACCCTTGGCCATCAAGGGTTAGCTCAACTTTGCTTTCCAAGCAAATTACACGTTTCGTCGAACCTGTTGGAGCCCAATTATTCAGCATCAGTCTCGTTCCTGTCAGTTCTGAAATGGTGAATTTATACGGATACGATATTACAAATCTTGTCCAAACTGAGCAGGCTCTTGCAGCCAGCGAAAAAAAATACCGTATGCTATTCGATTATGCAAATGATGCCATAATTTTATGGGAACACAGGGCAAGCGGCTATCAGGTTATCGAAGCCAATCAGGCAGCTTGTGATCGTTATGGATATAGCTATGAAGAGCTTCTTTCGCTTAACGGGTGTAAGTTGAACACTTTGGAAAGTTACAATAACATCACCACTCTTCTACGGGATGTTTTAGAATCTGGCGGCTGTGGGACTTATGAAATGGTTCACAAGAGTAAGAGCGGGGAATCTATTCCGTCAGAAGTCTCAGGTCATATCTTCGAGTTGAATGGCAAAAGATATTCTCTTTCTGTCATGAGGGATATACGATACCGCAAAGATAATGAAAAAAGGCTCCAGGAAGCCCTTGAGCGCGAAAAAAGACTTCATCTCCAACTTCAAAATGAAATAAAAGCTCGCATCGAATTTTCCAGGTCTCTGGTACATGAACTGAGAACTCCGTTGACCCCGATTCTTGCCAGTGTTGACATGTTGCTCAAGCTTACACCTCCGGGTGTTGAGGAACGTTTAACTAAACAGATCCAAATTGGCGCGATTGAACTCGACGAACGCATCGGAGAACTCTTCGATGTAGTACGCGGTGAAATGGGTATATTAGAAATGCAAACACTACCCATGGACCCTCTAAAATTGATACAAGAGGTTGTCGAGTTTTTTCAGGCCGTTGCAGAACCTAAAAATATTAGGTTAAGCGCCGTAATTGCAGAGTTGCCCAAGCAAATTGTTGCAGATAGAAAGCGTTTACGTCAGGTTCTATCGAATCTGCTGGATAACGCAATCAAATATACACCTGATGATGGCAAGGTTACTTTATCTGCAAGTTCTAAGCTAGATCGGGTCATAATTGAAGTGTTGGATACCGGGATAGGAATTTCTAAACCAGAACAATCCCACCTATTTGAACCATATTTTAAGATACATAATAGTTCCGATAACTATTCTGGGTTAGGTTTAGGATTAGCCATTTCAAAGACAATTATTAACCTCCATGGTGGTAGTATAAAGGTCAAAAGTCGACCAGGAAATGGCAGTGTTTTCCAGCTATCAATCCCTGTCATCGCCAAGCCAAGATAGGAGCAAAGCCCAGATGAAAGTATTAATCATCGAAGATGATATAAATATCATCAACGTCTTGAAAATTGCCTTCGAACTTGGCTGGCCTGATATTTCTATTATCAGCGCACAGAGCGGAGCTAAGGGTTTGACCATGGTCGATACGGAATCTCCCGATGCTGTAATTCTGGACTTGGGGCTACCTGACATTAATGGACTTGAAATATTGCGGCAAATACGCCTGTTTTCCGTAGTCCCGGTGCTGATACTAACCGTCCGGGACGATGAATCCAGCGTTGTCACGGCACTCTCTCATGGAGCCAATGATTTTTTGACTAAACCTTTTCGTCAAATGGAATTATTAGCTAGGATTAAAGCCATGACTCGCTGGGGACAGACCATCAATCATAGCAATAACCTTGATGTGGGAAGTTGGCAACTCAGCAGTTCATTAACGGAATTACGACAGAATAACAGGACAATACATTTGACTTATACTGAAGGGCTACTGTTGTCTTTATTGATGAAAAACAGCGGGCATTTTGTAAGCAAAGAGATTTTAGCCAGACAAACTTGGCACAAGCAACTTGGGGATATTGGGGATAGTTTAAGAATCTATATCAAACGTTTAAGGGATAAAATTGAAGAGCACCCTCAAGACCCCAGAATCATCATCAATAAGCCAAGACAAGGTTATATGTTTGTGTGTTAAAGGCATATATCAATGGGTACAAGTTCTAGTCGGCAGGGGACTACAAGCTGAGACTCTTAAAATTGAAGGGCGGGAAAGATCTTTCCCGCCCTTCAATTTTAATCGTTAGTCAGCATTTAGTAGGTACCATGAACCCCAAGACTGGAATCATAACCCCAAGCAGGTAGCTCTGTTTTCCAGAAATTATTCATATCTTCACCTTCTCTCAAGCCATAACCAAAGGTGTTGCCGAGTTGCCAAAAAATACCATTAAACAATGGCGTAACCGACAGGGTGGTATGTAGTAATTCATGTACCATGGCCCCCGAGTTTACATTGAAAGTACACCCGCCCTGGCACTGAATACAACCGAATGGATTGGTACCAACAAACTGCTGGCAAAGAATTTCGTCCTTCCAGAAGACTTTTTTGCCTCGCTGATGAAATTCAGGATCATCCATGCTCGGATCCAAAGCAGTTAATTTAGGACTGATCTTTGATTTCGGCGGATCCCAGGTCGGTTCGTTATCCATTGACAAAGCCCCCTGAGGACAGATCTCAGCGCATTTCCTGCAGGTATGGCAGAACCTAAATAGACCGGCATCAATGGGTTTCGTCTCTTCAAGCGGCAAGTCGGTCATAAAATCGTAGTAACCATTGACTGAGCCAAATTCGGGGTTTAAGCAATAACCGCTGTTACGGCCGTTTTCCGCTGTTCCTGTTAACACTGCACTGGCGATTGCCGGAATACAGGGATAGGGCTCCTCTAGGATCTGATAACCAAGCCCCCTCACAAAGTTCTGTGTATCCGGCATGATGTTACCGCGGTTCCTGTATCGCAAAGCGTTGGCAGCATAAGATATCGCTGAAGGAGCCGCGCGGAACATTTCCTTACTCATCGGAGTTGTATATGAACATGCCCACATTTCTTTCGTCGGGATGGCATACTTTTCTGTGGTTGAATATCCCTGATCAACATCCTCGAAGACAATTCGTTTATTAACAGTATCGGGTGGCGGCCAGTTAGTCATATAGTTTCCAGACACGCTTTGAGGATGAAGTGAAACCAGCTTTTTATGATGCGCATCCAGCGGGGCAGCGCCGATACTGTGAGCACCGAAATAACGCATCGCCGCACGGATCATCTGAAGATTTTCTTCCGGCGTGCCGGTATACTTTGGAACCCCACGTTCTTCTGGCTTTTGAACAGTCTCCGGCCCATGCCATTTGAGATTGGTGCCACCCCGGATTAAACCTTGCATCGAAGCGTCGCTGAGAGCAGCAGAACGAAGGTCTTTACCAGGTGTATTGGACTTGATTAATTCCAGTTCCTGGGGGGCCTTTTTTGCGGTAGCATCACGCCATTCCTGCAGGCCGAAGTATCTACCCATCACAGCCTCACTGTGGGCAGTGTACCTTGCGTCATAACGACCGATAACATCCCAATCGATTTCAACGGTCGGTTCGTCTACAGACTTTACCCACCATGGATGTTTCGGTGCTGTTTCTGTTGATGACATCATTTCATCAAGATCGTGGAATACAGGCACCGATGCTGCCATAGCTCCTACACCGGCTGTACCAAAACCTAAACCTTTCATGAAATCGCGACGACTTACTGTGCTGTGGAACTTAGACATTTATTTGTTCTCCTACTTAAACTTCTTGTATTCTCGGGTATAATTTAGACAATGCTATAGCTTTTACCTTTGTCCTCCTATCTCTTGAATATTAACCAGACTGTAATATTATGCTGCATTATTCCGTTAATATTCAGTATATTTAGCGTTAATATCTGTTAATATATTTTGTCTTCATATCGACAGTCCGGAACAATGATTTTCATTGCATTGCAGTCAGGCAGGGCATAAAATTAAATTAGTAATTTAAAAGAAGGAGTAAATACGGTGGAAAAAGCCAATGCGTATCCGGCAACATTATCTATTGATTATCCCGACAAGCCCAGGGACAGGTTGAATGTCGCCTTCCGGATTTTCATGGTAATACCTATCGCCATTTTACTTTCATTTATTAGCGGCAGCGTTTCGCGATACACAATCGATAATGTTACGTATTCCTGGGGTGGCACAGGAGGTATCCTGGTTCTGGCAACCGTAATGATGATCCTTTTCCGTCAGAAATATCCGCGCTGGTGGTTCGATTGGAATCTGGCGCTGACCCGCTTCAGCTATCAGGTATTTGCCTATGCCATGCTTTTACGTGATGAATATCCTTCAACAGATGAGGAACAATCCGTCCATCTCGACCTCATATATCCCGATGTGAAAAAGGATCTCAGCCGTGGGATGCCTTTGGTGAAATGGTTCCTTGCCATACCGCATTATGTCGTGCTGGCGTTTTTAGCTTTAGCTGTGGTGGTTTGCATCATAATCGCCTGGTTCTCCATTCTCTTTACCGGGACCTTCCCAAGATCT
This region includes:
- a CDS encoding reductive dehalogenase, encoding MSKFHSTVSRRDFMKGLGFGTAGVGAMAASVPVFHDLDEMMSSTETAPKHPWWVKSVDEPTVEIDWDVIGRYDARYTAHSEAVMGRYFGLQEWRDATAKKAPQELELIKSNTPGKDLRSAALSDASMQGLIRGGTNLKWHGPETVQKPEERGVPKYTGTPEENLQMIRAAMRYFGAHSIGAAPLDAHHKKLVSLHPQSVSGNYMTNWPPPDTVNKRIVFEDVDQGYSTTEKYAIPTKEMWACSYTTPMSKEMFRAAPSAISYAANALRYRNRGNIMPDTQNFVRGLGYQILEEPYPCIPAIASAVLTGTAENGRNSGYCLNPEFGSVNGYYDFMTDLPLEETKPIDAGLFRFCHTCRKCAEICPQGALSMDNEPTWDPPKSKISPKLTALDPSMDDPEFHQRGKKVFWKDEILCQQFVGTNPFGCIQCQGGCTFNVNSGAMVHELLHTTLSVTPLFNGIFWQLGNTFGYGLREGEDMNNFWKTELPAWGYDSSLGVHGTY
- the mshA gene encoding glycosyltransferase MshA (glycosyltransferase MshA involved in mycothiol biosynthesis) is translated as MSEKSLRIAMLSVHSCPIGQPGGRDTGGMNVYIRELATALGRRGHSVDIFTRAHDSRDAEWEYLAPGVRLVHIRAGAVEEMGKLTQYNHLREFDRNLQAFCRTDGVSYDLVHSHYWLSGEIGTHLAAEWGVPHIFAFHTVGAAKDALGLGEPEPALRLLTEQEIVLACNHIITGTDKEKASVLHHHCHAAGKVSIVPCGVDLELFRPIDKDRARQKLGLTAAPMALYVGRLDKLKGINRLIEAMSLVSVPDCRLTVIGGDEHAKTALGRLKQQAIDLGISGRVDFVGMVPQRELPLYYSAADVVAVPSYSETFGMVALEAVACGVPVVSADVGAARLIIKEGSGAVTPGNEPALMASALDEWLRREVVNRDALHNSVKGFGWDAIAELAVSVYQTVLSQNMVEAISDG
- a CDS encoding DNA-binding response regulator, with the translated sequence MKVLIIEDDINIINVLKIAFELGWPDISIISAQSGAKGLTMVDTESPDAVILDLGLPDINGLEILRQIRLFSVVPVLILTVRDDESSVVTALSHGANDFLTKPFRQMELLARIKAMTRWGQTINHSNNLDVGSWQLSSSLTELRQNNRTIHLTYTEGLLLSLLMKNSGHFVSKEILARQTWHKQLGDIGDSLRIYIKRLRDKIEEHPQDPRIIINKPRQGYMFVC
- a CDS encoding membrane protein; translation: MEKANAYPATLSIDYPDKPRDRLNVAFRIFMVIPIAILLSFISGSVSRYTIDNVTYSWGGTGGILVLATVMMILFRQKYPRWWFDWNLALTRFSYQVFAYAMLLRDEYPSTDEEQSVHLDLIYPDVKKDLSRGMPLVKWFLAIPHYVVLAFLALAVVVCIIIAWFSILFTGTFPRSLFDFVVGVSRWGLRVSAYTALLITDIYPPFSLEP
- a CDS encoding sensory box sensor histidine kinase; this encodes MPIDQQLPSGDENPNPILRLSNQALLVYANSAGSELISAWNWQLGKYAPYPWPSRVSSTLLSKQITRFVEPVGAQLFSISLVPVSSEMVNLYGYDITNLVQTEQALAASEKKYRMLFDYANDAIILWEHRASGYQVIEANQAACDRYGYSYEELLSLNGCKLNTLESYNNITTLLRDVLESGGCGTYEMVHKSKSGESIPSEVSGHIFELNGKRYSLSVMRDIRYRKDNEKRLQEALEREKRLHLQLQNEIKARIEFSRSLVHELRTPLTPILASVDMLLKLTPPGVEERLTKQIQIGAIELDERIGELFDVVRGEMGILEMQTLPMDPLKLIQEVVEFFQAVAEPKNIRLSAVIAELPKQIVADRKRLRQVLSNLLDNAIKYTPDDGKVTLSASSKLDRVIIEVLDTGIGISKPEQSHLFEPYFKIHNSSDNYSGLGLGLAISKTIINLHGGSIKVKSRPGNGSVFQLSIPVIAKPR
- a CDS encoding cellulose biosynthesis protein; translation: MPLSLKPLTFDQLKSELSAFQLIKVPHPFMLPRWLESWWNNFREEDQLFLHSVTEENELVGILPFRLKGDTAYFIGSANVCDYMDFIIRKGQETQFFSFILDNIRSSGITALELESLRPDSSVLKFLLPLAKQRGLPVEVQDTDVTLEMSLADDWEQYLATLSTHQRHEVKRKERRLAEAGNLVFDINKPSNIDLELKTLIQQIRISRQDKAAFMTEAMEKFFNDLAKSLDEAGILRIGKLMLEGETVASIMCFDYNNTRYLYNSGYDPSQTNLSVGLLSKVYSIKDAIEQQMHTYDFLKGAEVYKYHLGGREMPVSRCRIELIN